One region of Streptomyces sp. NBC_00442 genomic DNA includes:
- a CDS encoding glycosyl hydrolase family 18 protein, giving the protein MARIRTWWHGRGGRLIRRALLTTALTLAVTVAAAGVGLRAQYAGDPGADTRTRDRDAYWLGHAWVDGRKGEKDLDAFAAKVRGSGIKDLFVHTGPLDHDGTLPATRYPRARWLVDGVHRRLPGVRVQAWLGDELASEGPVGMRLDDAATRASVVTSARQVLDTAHVDGVHFDLEPLPSGDRDYLALLDSLRALTRPRGALLSVAAHQIDPLPALHSAADELTGHGKWWSQAYFGQVARRVDQIAVMSYDTSMPLQSLYGGYVARQTALALQVTPKRTDLLMGLPFYDDESMTHHGSAETVEAAVRGARLGLARTDRHRQHFGVALYVDFAERGEDWGAYRKGWSKEGN; this is encoded by the coding sequence ATGGCACGGATACGGACCTGGTGGCACGGCCGGGGCGGGCGCCTGATCCGCAGGGCCCTGCTCACCACCGCCCTCACGCTCGCCGTGACCGTCGCCGCCGCAGGCGTCGGCCTGCGTGCCCAGTACGCGGGCGACCCCGGCGCCGACACCAGGACCCGCGACCGGGACGCGTACTGGCTGGGACACGCCTGGGTCGACGGACGCAAGGGCGAGAAGGACCTCGACGCCTTCGCCGCCAAGGTGCGCGGCAGCGGCATCAAGGACCTGTTCGTGCACACCGGCCCGCTCGACCACGACGGCACCCTGCCCGCCACCCGCTACCCCCGGGCCCGCTGGCTGGTGGACGGCGTGCACCGCAGGCTGCCCGGCGTGCGCGTACAGGCGTGGCTCGGCGACGAGCTGGCGAGCGAGGGGCCCGTCGGGATGCGGCTCGACGACGCCGCGACGCGCGCGTCGGTCGTCACCAGCGCCCGTCAGGTGCTCGACACCGCCCACGTCGACGGCGTGCACTTCGACCTGGAGCCCCTGCCGTCGGGCGACCGCGACTACCTCGCCCTGCTCGACTCGCTGCGCGCCCTCACCCGGCCCCGCGGTGCCCTGCTCTCGGTGGCCGCGCACCAGATAGACCCGCTGCCCGCGCTGCACTCGGCCGCCGATGAACTCACCGGCCACGGCAAGTGGTGGTCACAGGCCTATTTCGGCCAGGTGGCCCGCCGCGTCGATCAGATCGCCGTGATGTCGTACGACACCTCGATGCCCCTGCAGAGTCTGTACGGCGGGTATGTCGCACGGCAGACGGCCCTCGCGCTCCAAGTGACCCCGAAGCGAACCGACTTGCTCATGGGTCTGCCGTTCTACGACGACGAGAGCATGACCCACCACGGCTCCGCCGAGACCGTGGAGGCGGCCGTGCGCGGAGCCCGGCTCGGACTCGCCCGCACCGACCGCCACCGTCAGCACTTCGGCGTCGCCCTGTACGTCGACTTCGCCGAGCGAGGCGAGGACTGGGGCGCTTACCGCAAAGGGTGGAGCAAAGAAGGCAACTGA
- a CDS encoding succinate dehydrogenase/fumarate reductase iron-sulfur subunit produces MSTYDASFRVWRGDTGGGELTDFTVEVNDGEVVLDIIHRLQATQASDLAVRWNCKAGKCGSCSAEINGRPRLLCMTRMSTFGREDVITVTPLRAFPVVRDLVTDVSFNYAKAREVPAFVPPKGVAPGEYRMQQIDVERSQEFRKCIECFLCQDTCHVVRDHEENKTAFAGPRFLMRVAELDMHPLDAASEAGLDRKRDAQDEHGLGYCNITKCCTEVCPEHIKITDNALIPLKERAVDRKYDPLVWLGSRIRRREA; encoded by the coding sequence TTGAGTACGTACGATGCGAGCTTCCGGGTGTGGCGGGGGGACACCGGCGGCGGTGAACTCACCGACTTCACGGTCGAGGTGAACGACGGCGAGGTGGTCCTCGACATCATCCACCGCCTCCAGGCGACCCAGGCGTCCGATCTCGCGGTGCGCTGGAACTGCAAGGCGGGCAAGTGCGGTTCGTGCAGCGCGGAGATCAACGGACGACCCCGCCTGCTGTGCATGACGCGGATGTCGACGTTCGGCCGCGAGGACGTCATCACCGTGACTCCCCTGCGTGCCTTCCCGGTCGTACGCGACCTGGTGACGGACGTGTCCTTCAACTACGCGAAGGCACGGGAGGTCCCGGCGTTCGTGCCGCCCAAGGGGGTGGCGCCCGGCGAGTACCGGATGCAGCAGATCGACGTGGAGCGCTCGCAGGAGTTCCGCAAGTGCATCGAGTGCTTCCTGTGCCAGGACACCTGCCATGTGGTGCGCGACCACGAGGAGAACAAGACGGCCTTCGCGGGCCCGCGCTTCCTGATGCGGGTGGCCGAACTCGACATGCACCCGCTGGACGCGGCGTCCGAGGCGGGCCTCGACCGCAAGCGGGACGCACAGGACGAACACGGCCTCGGCTACTGCAACATCACCAAGTGCTGCACGGAGGTGTGCCCCGAACACATCAAGATCACCGACAATGCGCTGATTCCGCTGAAGGAGCGGGCGGTGGACCGTAAGTACGACCCGCTGGTGTGGCTGGGCAGCCGCATCCGCCGCCGCGAAGCCTGA
- a CDS encoding PspA/IM30 family protein, producing MSDKQSVLGRAVRLSTTDVGALVERAEDPRAVLDQLVRDYTAAIADAERAVSTTLGTLRLLEQDHAEDVKADGEWGARARTVSRKADVLRASGSDAAADAFDRLAKVALARQLRSEREATAAEPAIAAQRDLVARLGAALDGMRSRLGELKSQHDGVRSLSRTTGASESVNALDTTSELRRFEDKVRREETRLAGKELPASCLDGQFERLDDLGDTAEVEARLAALKATT from the coding sequence ATGAGCGACAAGCAGTCCGTACTCGGCCGCGCCGTGCGCCTGTCGACGACCGACGTGGGCGCCCTCGTCGAGCGGGCCGAGGACCCGAGAGCCGTGCTCGACCAGCTCGTCCGCGACTACACCGCCGCCATCGCCGACGCCGAGCGCGCCGTCTCCACCACGCTCGGAACGCTGCGACTGCTCGAACAGGACCACGCCGAGGACGTGAAGGCGGACGGCGAGTGGGGCGCGCGGGCCCGGACGGTGAGCCGGAAGGCGGACGTGCTGCGCGCCTCCGGTTCGGACGCGGCGGCCGACGCCTTCGACCGGCTCGCCAAGGTGGCACTCGCACGGCAGCTCAGGTCGGAGCGGGAGGCGACGGCCGCGGAGCCCGCGATCGCCGCCCAGCGCGACCTCGTGGCCCGGCTCGGCGCGGCGCTCGACGGAATGCGGTCCCGGCTCGGCGAGCTGAAGTCCCAGCACGACGGGGTGCGGTCCCTGAGCCGGACGACGGGCGCCTCCGAGAGCGTCAACGCTCTCGACACCACCAGCGAGTTGAGACGTTTCGAGGACAAGGTGCGGCGCGAGGAGACCCGGCTGGCGGGCAAGGAACTCCCCGCCTCCTGCCTGGACGGCCAGTTCGAGCGGCTGGACGACCTCGGCGACACGGCGGAGGTGGAGGCCCGGCTCGCCGCCCTGAAAGCCACCACCTGA
- a CDS encoding TPM domain-containing protein: MTPPARRARAAAQGLAAWPLAAHGGAGSSTYLVLPIGVVVLACALAAYAYARRKRRTNARTTPASSGVQPQPVPLAAPAFAVLDAEVRAALVAADEAVRTSAEELDRARSRAGAQAVRPFGEALAHARSELAGAFRLRQELDEGRPEDEAARRRVLAEMEARCEGAGRRLDAEAAAFDRLRGLGPNAAQAVASAEAAFRELTTRTGAAEATLTGLLRRYAPSATASVARHVEEAKDRLMFATTSLGGARQALDADDGEGAAVWVRAAEGAVAQVALLVASVERRERELADAAGMLPDLLATCEAALADSRRMVEEGGEPSAALRERITRAESALAAVREESTAGPYDPIDALRRVQAADTAAAVSEDEDALPPPPARAVLNAATLAARASVAGAGDHIATRRGAVGSRARTRLAAALSSLESAPPVASDPVGALDAARAADALAREALALSEQDAAAYGQRDFAGRTGDGGLGGALLGGIILDAPHDGSYTDDADGSDASDASGGSGGSGGDDTAGRGSGRPSGHAIRGRPGGPACFGGPATRARRAGGGPW, encoded by the coding sequence GTGACGCCGCCCGCCAGAAGAGCCCGTGCCGCCGCCCAAGGCCTCGCGGCGTGGCCCCTGGCCGCCCACGGCGGAGCCGGGTCGAGCACGTACCTCGTGCTTCCCATCGGCGTCGTCGTCCTGGCCTGCGCGCTCGCCGCATACGCGTACGCCAGACGGAAACGGCGTACCAACGCACGGACCACACCCGCGAGTTCGGGCGTGCAGCCCCAGCCCGTCCCGCTCGCCGCCCCCGCGTTCGCCGTGCTCGACGCCGAGGTCCGCGCCGCACTGGTCGCCGCGGACGAGGCGGTCCGCACGAGCGCGGAGGAGCTGGACCGCGCGCGATCGCGGGCCGGCGCCCAGGCCGTCCGCCCGTTCGGCGAGGCCCTCGCCCACGCGCGGAGCGAGCTCGCCGGCGCGTTCCGGCTGCGGCAGGAGCTCGACGAGGGCCGGCCCGAGGACGAGGCGGCCCGGCGCCGCGTACTGGCGGAGATGGAAGCACGCTGCGAGGGGGCCGGGCGGCGCCTGGACGCCGAAGCGGCCGCCTTCGACCGGCTGCGCGGCCTCGGTCCCAACGCCGCCCAGGCCGTCGCCTCCGCCGAGGCCGCCTTCCGCGAGCTGACCACCCGTACCGGCGCCGCGGAAGCCACCCTCACCGGGCTGCTCCGGCGGTACGCCCCTTCCGCGACGGCTTCCGTGGCCCGGCACGTCGAAGAGGCGAAGGACCGTCTCATGTTCGCCACGACCAGCCTGGGCGGGGCCCGCCAGGCGCTCGACGCGGACGACGGCGAGGGCGCCGCGGTCTGGGTGCGCGCCGCCGAGGGCGCCGTCGCCCAAGTGGCCCTCCTGGTCGCATCGGTCGAGCGGCGCGAACGCGAACTGGCGGATGCGGCAGGGATGTTGCCGGACCTGCTCGCCACCTGCGAGGCCGCTCTCGCCGACTCCCGCCGGATGGTGGAGGAGGGCGGCGAGCCCTCCGCCGCCCTGCGCGAGCGGATCACGCGGGCCGAGTCCGCGCTCGCCGCCGTCCGCGAGGAGTCGACCGCCGGGCCCTACGATCCGATCGACGCGCTGCGCCGGGTCCAGGCGGCCGACACCGCCGCGGCGGTGAGCGAGGACGAGGACGCGCTCCCCCCACCGCCCGCGCGGGCGGTCCTCAATGCGGCGACGCTCGCCGCGCGGGCCTCGGTCGCGGGGGCCGGCGACCACATCGCCACCCGCCGCGGCGCCGTGGGCAGCCGGGCCCGCACCCGCCTCGCCGCGGCCCTGAGCAGCCTGGAATCGGCGCCGCCCGTCGCATCGGACCCGGTGGGCGCGCTGGACGCGGCCCGCGCCGCCGACGCCCTGGCCCGCGAGGCGCTGGCCCTGTCCGAGCAGGACGCGGCTGCGTACGGGCAGCGGGACTTCGCGGGTCGCACCGGCGACGGCGGCCTGGGCGGCGCCCTGCTCGGCGGGATCATCCTGGACGCCCCCCACGACGGCTCCTACACCGACGACGCCGATGGCTCCGACGCCTCCGACGCCTCCGGCGGCTCCGGCGGCTCCGGCGGTGACGACACCGCCGGCCGCGGATCCGGCCGCCCGTCCGGCCACGCCATCCGGGGCCGCCCCGGCGGGCCGGCATGCTTCGGCGGCCCCGCTACCCGGGCCCGCAGAGCGGGCGGCGGCCCATGGTGA
- a CDS encoding ABC transporter family substrate-binding protein: protein MSHVGDPNGRAPRIVAAIRTAASLRSRSVALLTSGVLALPVLTGCGSADGGTAAGAAPQDIGAAARTQVADGGTLKWAVDAMPETLNTFQADADATTQRVAQAVLPALFTLDDHGRPQRNADYLESAEVVQREPKQVVLYKLNQKAVWSDGREIGAPDFVAQWRALSGKDSAYWTARNAGYERIEKIEKGANDLEVKVTFAKPYADWRSLFSPLYPKDVTGTPDAFNDGARTRLKATAGAFRLKEADRAKGTVTLERNPRWWGLPAKLDTVVLQAVARDKRAAALAAGSVDVAEIDRGDADRIALAERDKGRAVTHGPGAAITPASALRSWAIAHSGEEEKAEAERQARKETLAAVDTYASEQSALRGFAVRKTLEPAYTQLALNGASGPLADERVRRAVARALNRKEIAEAVLKPLGLPAQPPGSHLALAGQDAYTDSSDALGSQDTQEARALLADAGWTAGGARQKPKQEAAKAGSKPEGEQESEDGKRPAAGNHPDDEGTYIVGDDKPGSSGSGAGSRTYVLAPGRVAALQQAALMSQARIFDGEPAEQVNKGAGKDTKTEARLKGGAPGAYAPKGTAAPAPQSGPLGKDGKPLTLRFVLPSGPGSQSLRDVGDKVAAMLKTVGINTEIIKVADDSYFKDHIASGDFDLALYSWPGTAYPATDDRPIFAKPEPAADGSLLVEQNYSRVGTDHIDQLFDQAAGELDEDEARDLVHKADARIWAAAGSIPLYQRPQLVAVKPNVANAGAFGFAAPRFQDIGFKKPETAHNGSKNSQD from the coding sequence ATGTCCCACGTCGGTGACCCGAACGGGAGGGCGCCCCGGATCGTCGCGGCGATCCGGACCGCGGCCTCTCTGCGGTCGCGCTCCGTCGCGCTCCTGACCAGCGGAGTGCTCGCGCTCCCCGTGCTGACCGGCTGCGGCTCCGCCGACGGCGGGACCGCGGCAGGCGCCGCGCCCCAGGACATCGGGGCCGCGGCCCGGACGCAAGTCGCCGACGGGGGCACCCTGAAGTGGGCCGTCGACGCGATGCCCGAGACGCTCAACACCTTCCAGGCCGACGCCGACGCCACGACCCAGCGGGTCGCCCAGGCGGTGCTGCCGGCCCTGTTCACCCTGGACGACCACGGCCGCCCGCAGCGCAACGCCGACTACCTGGAGTCCGCCGAGGTCGTCCAGCGCGAGCCCAAGCAGGTCGTGCTCTACAAGCTCAACCAGAAGGCGGTGTGGAGCGACGGCCGCGAGATCGGCGCCCCCGACTTCGTCGCCCAGTGGCGCGCCCTCAGCGGCAAGGACTCGGCGTACTGGACAGCGCGCAACGCCGGGTACGAGCGCATCGAGAAGATCGAGAAGGGCGCCAACGACCTGGAGGTCAAGGTCACCTTCGCCAAGCCCTACGCGGACTGGCGCTCCCTGTTCAGCCCGCTCTACCCGAAGGACGTCACCGGCACCCCCGACGCCTTCAACGACGGCGCCCGCACCAGGCTGAAGGCGACCGCGGGGGCCTTCCGGCTCAAGGAGGCCGACCGGGCCAAGGGCACGGTCACCCTGGAGCGCAACCCCCGCTGGTGGGGCCTGCCCGCCAAGCTCGACACCGTCGTCCTGCAGGCCGTGGCGCGCGACAAGCGGGCGGCGGCGCTCGCCGCGGGCTCCGTCGACGTGGCCGAGATCGACCGTGGCGACGCCGACCGCATCGCGCTCGCCGAACGCGACAAGGGCCGGGCCGTCACCCACGGCCCGGGGGCCGCGATCACCCCCGCCTCCGCGCTGCGCTCCTGGGCCATCGCCCACAGCGGTGAGGAGGAGAAGGCCGAGGCGGAGCGGCAGGCCCGTAAGGAGACCCTGGCCGCCGTCGACACGTACGCCTCCGAGCAGTCCGCGCTACGGGGCTTCGCGGTCCGCAAGACCCTGGAGCCCGCGTACACCCAGCTCGCCCTGAACGGCGCGTCCGGGCCGCTCGCCGACGAGCGGGTCCGGCGCGCGGTGGCCCGCGCCCTGAACCGCAAGGAGATCGCCGAGGCGGTCCTCAAGCCGCTCGGTCTGCCCGCGCAGCCTCCCGGCAGCCACCTCGCCCTCGCTGGGCAGGACGCCTACACCGACAGCAGCGACGCCCTCGGCAGCCAGGACACCCAGGAGGCGCGGGCGCTGCTCGCGGACGCCGGATGGACGGCCGGCGGCGCCCGGCAGAAGCCCAAGCAGGAGGCGGCGAAGGCGGGCAGCAAGCCCGAGGGCGAGCAGGAGTCGGAGGACGGCAAGCGCCCCGCGGCCGGAAACCACCCCGACGACGAGGGCACCTACATCGTCGGCGACGACAAGCCCGGCAGCTCCGGGTCGGGCGCCGGCTCCCGTACGTACGTGCTCGCACCGGGCCGCGTCGCCGCGCTCCAGCAGGCCGCCCTCATGAGCCAGGCCCGGATCTTCGACGGCGAGCCCGCCGAGCAGGTGAACAAGGGCGCGGGCAAGGACACCAAGACCGAGGCGCGGCTCAAGGGCGGCGCCCCCGGCGCGTACGCCCCGAAGGGCACCGCGGCGCCCGCGCCCCAGAGCGGCCCGCTCGGCAAGGACGGCAAGCCGCTCACCCTGCGCTTCGTGCTGCCGTCGGGCCCCGGCTCACAGTCGTTGCGCGACGTGGGCGACAAGGTCGCGGCGATGCTGAAGACGGTCGGCATCAACACCGAGATCATCAAGGTCGCCGACGACAGCTACTTCAAGGACCACATCGCGTCGGGCGATTTCGACCTGGCGCTCTACTCGTGGCCCGGCACCGCCTACCCGGCCACCGACGACCGGCCGATCTTCGCCAAGCCGGAGCCCGCGGCCGACGGCTCGCTCCTCGTCGAGCAGAACTACAGCCGGGTCGGCACCGACCACATCGACCAGCTCTTCGACCAGGCCGCCGGCGAGCTGGACGAGGACGAGGCCCGCGACCTCGTGCACAAGGCCGACGCCAGGATCTGGGCGGCGGCAGGATCGATTCCCCTCTACCAGCGCCCGCAGCTGGTCGCCGTGAAACCGAATGTGGCCAATGCGGGAGCCTTCGGATTCGCCGCCCCGCGCTTCCAGGACATCGGGTTCAAGAAGCCGGAAACGGCGCACAACGGATCGAAGAACTCTCAGGACTAG
- a CDS encoding fumarate reductase/succinate dehydrogenase flavoprotein subunit, with the protein MTQLERQQWDVVVMGAGGAGLRAAIEARERGARTAVICKSLFGKAHTVMAEGGIAASMGNVNSGDNWQVHFRDTMRGGKFLNQWRMAELHAREAPERVWELETWGALFDRTADGRISQRNFGGHEYPRLAHVGDRTGLELIRTLQQKIVSLQQEDKKEFGDYEARLKVFQECTVTRVLKAASDSGSAAGDRVSGAFCYERESGRFFVLQAPAVVLSTGGIGKSFKVTSNSWEYTGDGHALALLAGAPLLNMEFVQFHPTGMVWPPSVKGILVTESVRGDGGVLRNSEGKRFMFDYVPDVFKEKYAESEEEGDRWYEDPDHNRRPPELLPRDEVARAINAEVKAGRGTPHGGVFLDVSTRMPAEVIRRRLPSMYHQFKELADVDITAEAMEVGPTCHYVMGGIAVDSDSAAARGVPGLFAAGEVAGGMHGSNRLGGNSLSDLLVFGRRAGLHAAEYAHSLAVRPPVDEAQIDAAAAEALRPFSAEAPGDGSPAENPYTLHQELQQAMNDLVGIIRREGEMHQALRKLAELRARARRAGVEGHRQFNPGWHLALDLRNMLLVSECVARAALERTESRGGHTREDWPSMDRSWRRVNLLCHLAAPAEGMAPPDPERGQIRLVREETDPIRADLLSLFEKEELVKYLAEEELKS; encoded by the coding sequence ATGACTCAGCTGGAACGGCAGCAGTGGGACGTCGTCGTGATGGGCGCGGGCGGCGCCGGCCTCAGGGCCGCGATCGAGGCCCGCGAGCGCGGCGCCCGCACCGCGGTGATCTGCAAGTCGCTCTTCGGCAAGGCGCACACCGTCATGGCCGAGGGCGGCATCGCCGCCTCCATGGGCAACGTGAACTCCGGCGACAACTGGCAGGTCCACTTCCGCGACACCATGCGCGGCGGGAAGTTCCTCAACCAGTGGCGCATGGCGGAGCTGCACGCACGCGAAGCGCCGGAGCGGGTCTGGGAGTTGGAGACCTGGGGCGCCCTGTTCGACCGCACCGCCGACGGCCGGATCTCTCAGCGCAACTTCGGCGGCCACGAGTACCCGCGCCTCGCACACGTCGGCGACCGCACGGGCCTGGAGCTCATCCGCACCCTCCAGCAGAAGATCGTGAGCCTCCAGCAGGAGGACAAGAAGGAGTTCGGCGACTACGAGGCCCGCCTGAAGGTCTTTCAGGAGTGCACGGTCACGCGGGTGTTGAAGGCCGCGTCCGACAGCGGTTCCGCCGCGGGTGACCGGGTGTCGGGTGCCTTCTGCTACGAGCGCGAGAGCGGCCGGTTCTTCGTCCTCCAGGCACCCGCGGTCGTCCTGTCCACCGGCGGCATCGGCAAGTCGTTCAAGGTGACCTCCAACTCGTGGGAGTACACCGGCGACGGCCACGCGCTGGCGCTGCTCGCCGGGGCGCCGCTCCTGAACATGGAGTTCGTGCAGTTCCACCCCACCGGCATGGTCTGGCCGCCGTCGGTCAAGGGCATCCTGGTCACCGAGTCGGTGCGCGGCGACGGCGGGGTGCTGCGCAACTCCGAGGGCAAGCGGTTCATGTTCGACTACGTGCCGGACGTCTTCAAGGAGAAGTACGCGGAGTCCGAGGAGGAGGGCGACCGCTGGTACGAGGACCCCGACCACAACCGCCGCCCGCCCGAGCTGCTCCCCCGCGACGAGGTCGCCCGCGCCATCAACGCCGAGGTGAAGGCGGGCCGGGGCACCCCGCACGGCGGCGTCTTCCTGGACGTCTCCACGAGGATGCCGGCCGAGGTGATCCGGCGCCGGCTGCCGTCGATGTACCACCAGTTCAAGGAGCTGGCGGACGTGGACATCACGGCCGAGGCGATGGAGGTCGGGCCCACCTGCCACTACGTGATGGGCGGCATCGCGGTCGACTCCGACTCCGCGGCGGCCCGCGGCGTGCCGGGCCTGTTCGCGGCCGGTGAGGTGGCCGGCGGCATGCACGGCTCCAACCGGCTCGGCGGCAACTCGCTCTCCGACCTGCTGGTCTTCGGCCGGCGGGCCGGGCTGCACGCGGCCGAGTACGCGCACTCACTCGCCGTACGGCCCCCGGTGGACGAGGCGCAGATCGACGCCGCGGCCGCGGAGGCGCTGCGCCCCTTCAGCGCCGAGGCCCCCGGGGACGGCTCGCCCGCCGAGAACCCGTACACCCTGCACCAGGAGCTCCAGCAGGCCATGAACGACCTGGTGGGCATCATCCGCAGGGAGGGCGAGATGCACCAGGCGCTGCGCAAGCTCGCCGAGCTGCGGGCGCGGGCCCGGCGGGCCGGGGTCGAGGGGCACCGCCAGTTCAACCCGGGCTGGCACCTCGCGCTCGACCTGCGCAACATGCTCCTGGTGAGCGAGTGCGTGGCGCGGGCCGCCCTGGAGCGCACCGAGAGCCGCGGCGGCCACACCCGCGAGGACTGGCCGTCGATGGACCGCTCCTGGCGCCGCGTGAACCTGCTGTGCCATCTGGCCGCCCCCGCCGAGGGCATGGCGCCGCCCGACCCCGAGCGCGGCCAGATCAGGCTCGTGCGCGAGGAGACCGACCCCATCCGTGCCGATCTGCTCTCCCTGTTCGAGAAGGAGGAGCTGGTCAAGTACCTCGCCGAAGAGGAGCTGAAGAGTTGA